From a single Artemia franciscana chromosome 9, ASM3288406v1, whole genome shotgun sequence genomic region:
- the LOC136031393 gene encoding cytochrome P450 2J6-like — translation MFLIWTAFFALAIFIFLKRKRFNYPPGPTGIPVFGSLPFVSKNLLAKFDEYADAYGDIFSIQLGAFDVIVLNSLEAIREAFKEDVFSGRPQFHFQTIRNEGNHGILFADGTGWREMRRFTLRTLRDFGLGRTSLENIVKDEISQLIEGLTKNDGEELLLHNRFSISVVNALWMITAGKRYDIDDPLIKERTRVIAQLVQSSSFANARNFLPSLRILWPPLQRDLDHRIEFHENVKNDFLKMIIQHKETNDDTHDFINTFLKHAAEQGEDSHFYGEEGLIQLKLVLLDLFVAGAETTSTTMTWFFLLMALYPDIQKKIHQEIDTHIPDGMPSIGDRQKLVFTEAAIQDSMRFITLLPFSLPHRAMENTTFRGYDIPKDTIILANLNRVHRDPKLWERPNEFYPEHFLDSKRKDSSIPFSTGKRVCLGESLARMQLFLFITSLMQIFEFSVPDPSNPPNLDTIPALVRGPGQHMLRLRVRKSLYQKRPN, via the exons ATGTTCCTAATTTGGACTGCGTTTTTTGCTCTtgctattttcatatttttgaaaagaaagaggTTTAATTATCCCCCTG GACCCACTGGGATACCAGTTTTTGGCAGTTTACCGTTCGTTTCCAAAAATTTACTAGCAAAATTTGACGAATATGCAGACGCATATGGGGATATTTTTAGCATCCAACTTGGAGCTTTTGATGTCATAGTTCTTAATTCCCTGGAGGCAATACGAGAAGCGTTCAAG GAAGATGTATTCAGTGGACGTCCGCAATTCCACTTTCAAACAATAAGAAATGAAGGAAATCATGGGATACTTTTTGCTGATGGCACTGGTTGGAGAGAAATGCGACGGTTTACATTGCGCACGCTCCGAGACTTTGGTCTAGGAAGAACTTCATTAGAAAATATAGTCAAAGATGAAATATCGCAGCTAATAGAGGGTTTGACAAAGAATGATGGTGAAGAACTCTTGCTGCACAATCGATTCAGTATTTCCGTAGTTAATGCACTCTGGATGATAACAGCCGGGAAGCGTTATGATATTGATGACCCTCtaataaaagaaagaactaGGGTTATTGCACAACTTGTCCAGTCATCAAGTTTTGCAAATGCTCGCAACTTCTTGCCTTCCCTCCGTATTCTCTGGCCACCACTACAACGAGATTTAGATCATAGAATCGAATTTcatgaaaatgttaaaaacgaTTTTCTGAAAATGATCATTCAGCATAAAGAAACCAATGATGATACTcatgattttattaatacttttCTTAAACATGCAGCTGAACAAGGGGAAGATTCTCATTTTTACGGGGAAGAAGGGCTTATACAACTAAAACTGGTTCTGCTGGATCTATTTGTTGCTGGTGCAGAAACAACTTCTACTACAATGACTTGGTTCTTTCTGCTAATGGCGCTATATCCTgatattcaaaagaaaatccaCCAAGAGATAGATACTCACATCCCAGATGGCATGCCATCTATTGGTGACAGACAGAAACTTGTTTTCACTGAGGCTGCTATTCAAGATTCCATGCGCTTCATCACACTCCTCCCCTTTTCCTTGCCCCACAGAGCAATGGAAAATACCACGTTCAGAGGATATGATATCCCAAAAGACACTATAATATTAGCCAACTTGAACAGAGTGCATAGAGATCCCAAATTATGGGAGCGTCCGAATGAATTCTACCCCGAGCATTTTTTAGACTCAAAGCGTAAGGACTCCAGCATCCCCTTTTCGACCGGAAAGAGAGTCTGTCTTGGAGAAAGCCTTGCAAGAATGCAACTATTTCTATTTATAACTTCTCTCATGCAAATTTTTGAGTTTAGTGTACCAGATCCATCAAATCCCCCTAATTTAGATACCATCCCAGCTTTGGTTCGTGGCCCAGGTCAACACATGCTAAGGCTAAGAGTCAGAAAGTCACTTTATCAGAAAAGGCCAAATTAA